A single Symbiobacterium thermophilum IAM 14863 DNA region contains:
- a CDS encoding Flp family type IVb pilin — MSRIAKGFRRLVVRQEGQGMTEYGLIIALIAVVLITTLTGLNKTLDKTFNKVTTQLNNTVNKK; from the coding sequence GTGAGCAGGATTGCCAAGGGGTTCCGTCGTCTGGTGGTCCGTCAGGAAGGGCAGGGCATGACCGAGTACGGGCTGATCATCGCGCTGATCGCAGTCGTGCTGATCACGACCCTGACCGGCCTGAACAAGACCCTGGACAAGACCTTCAACAAGGTGACCACGCAGCTCAACAACACGGTCAACAAGAAGTAG
- a CDS encoding type II secretion system F family protein gives MPLVIALFLSGAVFLLLLPRGRQGGGEAPWPGPRWPAVRRLASRLAGILASGRLARELAVSGLELTLEELALRKIRLAGLALACALLLALLGRPGLATLGFAGAVWAFQAPDLEVTRAAAARRRAVQRDLPYFLFTLAVLAESGMQLLPALDHYARNAAAPLGREVRSALAEIRMGQPPGMALLEMAQRLDVRDLTRAVGALVQTMEKGTEGLAAALRAQAAEAWDRRRRLAQEAGAQASVKLLVPLVLFVLPAVLAMAAGPAIYAFLTQLGP, from the coding sequence GTGCCGCTCGTCATCGCGCTGTTCCTGTCCGGCGCCGTCTTCCTGCTGCTCCTGCCGCGGGGACGGCAGGGCGGCGGGGAGGCGCCCTGGCCAGGCCCGCGGTGGCCAGCCGTCCGGCGACTGGCCAGCCGGTTGGCCGGGATCCTGGCCTCGGGCCGACTGGCGCGGGAGCTGGCGGTCTCGGGCCTGGAGCTCACCCTGGAGGAGCTGGCGCTGCGCAAGATTCGGCTGGCTGGGCTCGCCCTGGCCTGCGCCCTGCTGCTCGCCCTGCTGGGCCGGCCCGGGCTGGCGACCTTGGGCTTCGCCGGGGCGGTCTGGGCCTTCCAGGCGCCGGACCTGGAGGTGACCCGCGCCGCGGCGGCCCGGCGCCGGGCGGTGCAGCGGGACCTGCCCTACTTTCTCTTCACCCTGGCGGTGCTGGCGGAATCCGGGATGCAGCTCCTGCCGGCCCTGGACCATTACGCCCGCAACGCCGCAGCGCCGCTGGGACGGGAGGTGCGGTCCGCGCTGGCCGAAATCCGGATGGGACAACCGCCCGGCATGGCCCTCCTGGAGATGGCGCAGCGGCTGGACGTGCGCGACCTCACCCGCGCCGTGGGCGCCCTGGTCCAGACCATGGAGAAAGGCACGGAAGGGCTGGCCGCTGCGCTGCGGGCCCAGGCCGCCGAGGCGTGGGACCGGCGCCGGCGGCTGGCGCAGGAGGCCGGAGCTCAGGCCAGCGTCAAGCTGCTCGTGCCCCTCGTGCTGTTCGTCCTGCCGGCCGTTCTGGCCATGGCCGCCGGTCCGGCGATCTACGCCTTCCTCACCCAGCTGGGTCCGTGA
- a CDS encoding pilus assembly protein TadG-related protein yields the protein MNRFRTEQRGSTGALFVFIWAVAVLAIGFALDVGRVFVLREQLRTAEEAAALAGVRQARYVVEAWFRREENRPVTVCETVPPPVPGGEPAVECWLVDNWVEISPAVIQGPEAEVWPDAHRIWAEQCVGYNVRCARQYHAAECWIEPRAGWGEVRAAAVEAFQMNARWGGLARTVGPVAVEVATDTPLRPRQLRVAVTAVLEMDALLLPLVGVDTLTVVTPGGATAAELVRREWAGQYTWIGGVRVASPCLVS from the coding sequence GTGAACCGGTTCCGGACAGAGCAACGCGGGTCGACGGGGGCGCTCTTCGTCTTCATCTGGGCCGTTGCGGTGCTGGCCATCGGGTTCGCGCTGGATGTCGGCCGCGTCTTCGTCCTGCGGGAGCAGCTGCGGACCGCGGAGGAGGCCGCGGCCCTGGCGGGCGTCCGGCAGGCCCGTTATGTGGTGGAGGCCTGGTTCCGCCGGGAGGAGAACCGGCCGGTCACGGTCTGTGAGACCGTTCCCCCGCCGGTGCCCGGCGGCGAGCCGGCCGTGGAGTGCTGGCTGGTCGACAACTGGGTGGAGATCAGCCCGGCGGTCATCCAGGGGCCCGAGGCCGAGGTGTGGCCGGATGCCCACCGCATCTGGGCCGAGCAGTGCGTCGGCTACAACGTCCGGTGCGCCCGGCAGTACCATGCGGCCGAGTGCTGGATCGAGCCCCGCGCCGGATGGGGAGAGGTGCGGGCGGCCGCTGTCGAGGCTTTCCAGATGAACGCCAGGTGGGGCGGCCTGGCCCGCACGGTCGGCCCGGTGGCGGTGGAGGTCGCCACCGACACGCCGCTGAGGCCCAGGCAGTTGCGGGTCGCCGTCACCGCAGTCCTCGAAATGGACGCCCTGTTGCTCCCGCTGGTCGGGGTGGACACGCTCACGGTGGTCACCCCCGGGGGGGCGACGGCGGCGGAGCTGGTCCGGCGGGAGTGGGCGGGCCAGTACACGTGGATCGGCGGTGTGCGCGTGGCTTCGCCTTGCCTGGTTTCATAA
- a CDS encoding AAA family ATPase produces the protein MRLAALACTGDPLLDQLLGECASLALVGQPACERASDVLPLLTAEPPALIFVSAALADAEDLLKVRGPRFCWLAEGSDTDGGVPAPPGGVEVLRAEKLTTQLIDAWVRRLQKPPVRQVPPPAPVRPPLRPRSPSDGDSPETPDEPATAPGTRPRFPALSSPAARVPTPGGWPKMHALKSSPPAPSPPAGRAGPGTPSAPALRPPVRVIRQQVVALWGGKPGAGRSTMAVALADLLARSGDVRVCTVDLNPYNSSLSPLLGREQEVPSWVHLAEAAARSQPLPGSGLHWIRPNWALVSGPDGRPDLVARVTPEAIAWLVDELRSQFDYIILDPEARPGPVRDAAARLAQLVLVTVTCDYPDVLDTARGFEAAVEQGVLARDRCRLVLSRWLETPHLTQEEVAECFGLPVAAVIPLMPEAVLQAAGEARPVTRLSDPRAGRLVHALQQLLDVVAPALAAAGGDRSRSAPGSAWLDWLTR, from the coding sequence ATGCGCCTCGCGGCCTTGGCGTGCACGGGTGACCCGCTTCTCGACCAGCTGCTGGGCGAGTGCGCCAGCCTTGCCCTGGTCGGGCAGCCCGCCTGCGAGCGGGCGTCTGACGTGCTGCCGCTGCTCACCGCGGAGCCGCCGGCGCTGATCTTCGTGAGCGCGGCCCTGGCCGATGCCGAAGACCTCCTAAAGGTTCGGGGCCCGCGCTTCTGCTGGCTGGCCGAGGGGAGCGATACCGACGGCGGCGTGCCGGCGCCGCCGGGCGGCGTGGAGGTGCTGCGGGCGGAAAAACTGACCACGCAGCTGATCGACGCATGGGTCCGCCGCCTGCAGAAGCCCCCTGTCCGTCAGGTGCCCCCGCCGGCTCCGGTGAGGCCGCCGCTGCGACCCCGCAGTCCGTCCGACGGAGACTCGCCGGAAACCCCGGACGAGCCGGCTACGGCGCCGGGGACCCGGCCCCGCTTTCCCGCCCTTTCCTCTCCGGCTGCCCGCGTGCCGACACCGGGTGGCTGGCCGAAAATGCATGCGCTGAAATCTTCGCCGCCCGCACCTTCGCCCCCTGCGGGCAGGGCCGGACCCGGAACGCCTTCTGCCCCTGCGCTGCGCCCGCCGGTGCGGGTGATCCGGCAGCAGGTGGTGGCGCTCTGGGGCGGCAAGCCGGGCGCAGGCCGGTCGACCATGGCCGTGGCCCTTGCGGACCTGCTGGCCCGGTCGGGCGATGTGCGGGTCTGCACCGTGGACCTGAACCCGTACAACTCGTCGCTGAGTCCGCTGCTGGGAAGGGAGCAGGAGGTCCCCAGCTGGGTCCACCTGGCTGAGGCCGCAGCCCGAAGCCAGCCGCTGCCGGGGAGCGGGCTGCACTGGATTCGGCCCAACTGGGCCCTGGTGAGCGGGCCCGACGGCCGGCCCGACCTCGTGGCCCGCGTGACGCCGGAGGCCATCGCCTGGCTGGTGGACGAGCTTCGCAGTCAGTTCGATTATATCATTCTCGATCCGGAGGCGCGGCCGGGTCCCGTGCGGGACGCGGCGGCCCGCCTTGCGCAGCTGGTGCTTGTGACCGTGACCTGCGACTACCCCGACGTCCTGGACACCGCCCGGGGCTTCGAGGCCGCCGTGGAGCAGGGAGTTCTGGCGCGGGACCGCTGCCGCCTCGTGCTCAGCCGCTGGCTGGAAACCCCCCACCTCACACAGGAGGAGGTGGCGGAGTGTTTCGGCCTGCCCGTGGCTGCGGTGATCCCGCTGATGCCGGAGGCGGTGCTGCAGGCCGCGGGGGAGGCGCGGCCGGTCACCCGACTCTCGGACCCGCGCGCCGGGCGGCTGGTCCACGCCCTGCAGCAACTGCTGGATGTGGTGGCGCCTGCGCTGGCTGCGGCCGGCGGCGACCGGTCCCGGTCCGCCCCCGGCAGCGCGTGGCTGGACTGGCTGACCCGCTAG
- a CDS encoding CpaF family protein, with the protein MSSRSLLQRRVGAALTRDPAAQVQYERLRDYVRERLLQEISGDLLLRPTDASLRLLARERITAMLDRDGSVPAAVRDTVVTRLVQDLVGFGVLQPLMDDPEVTEILVNRYDDIWVERQGRLERVEGLAFESDEAVRHLAERIAGPIRRRIDERHPILDARLADGSRVCATLSPPALDGCALAIRKFSPRMLGWQTLVETGTLSAEAADFLRRAVRARCNMLVTGGTSSGKTTVLNALSAFIPAEERVITIEDAAELRLQQPHVLRYETRSGNAEGEGAITIRDLVRTALRLRPDRIIVGEVRGAEALDMVQACNTGHDGSFSTLHANSARDGLARLETMVLMADSGLPIRAIRQQVASAFELIIHCARLRSGQRRVVEIAEVDLEDEGYHLRPLFRWNPAQDRLEPTGARPERVVRRYLWEEG; encoded by the coding sequence ATGTCCAGCCGCTCCCTCCTGCAACGGCGGGTGGGCGCCGCCCTGACGCGCGACCCGGCTGCGCAGGTGCAGTACGAACGGTTGCGGGACTACGTCCGGGAACGGCTCCTGCAGGAGATCAGCGGAGACCTTCTCCTCAGGCCCACCGACGCCTCCCTCCGGCTCCTGGCCCGGGAGCGGATCACGGCCATGCTGGATCGGGACGGTTCGGTGCCCGCCGCGGTGCGCGACACCGTCGTCACCCGGCTGGTGCAGGACCTGGTGGGCTTCGGTGTGCTCCAGCCGCTCATGGACGATCCGGAGGTCACGGAGATTCTGGTCAACCGCTATGACGACATCTGGGTCGAGCGGCAGGGCCGACTGGAGCGGGTGGAGGGGCTGGCCTTCGAGAGCGACGAGGCGGTACGCCACCTGGCGGAACGCATCGCCGGACCGATCCGGCGGCGCATCGATGAGCGGCATCCGATCCTGGACGCGCGCCTCGCCGACGGCAGCCGGGTGTGCGCGACGTTGTCGCCGCCGGCGCTTGACGGCTGCGCCCTGGCCATCCGCAAGTTCAGCCCCCGCATGCTGGGATGGCAGACGCTGGTGGAGACCGGGACGCTCTCCGCCGAGGCGGCCGACTTCCTCCGCCGGGCGGTGCGCGCCCGCTGCAACATGCTGGTCACAGGAGGCACCTCCAGCGGGAAGACGACGGTCCTCAACGCCCTCTCGGCTTTCATCCCGGCCGAGGAGCGGGTCATCACCATCGAGGACGCGGCCGAGCTGCGGCTGCAGCAGCCGCACGTCCTGCGCTACGAGACCCGTTCGGGAAATGCCGAGGGCGAAGGCGCCATCACGATTCGGGACCTGGTGCGCACCGCGCTGCGGCTCCGCCCCGACCGCATCATCGTCGGCGAGGTGCGGGGAGCGGAGGCCCTGGATATGGTCCAGGCCTGCAACACCGGTCACGACGGCAGCTTTTCGACGCTTCACGCCAACAGCGCGCGCGACGGCCTCGCCCGCCTCGAGACCATGGTTCTCATGGCCGACAGCGGGCTGCCGATCCGGGCGATCCGACAGCAGGTGGCGTCCGCCTTCGAGCTGATCATCCACTGTGCGCGCCTGCGTTCAGGGCAGCGGCGGGTGGTGGAGATCGCCGAGGTGGACCTGGAGGATGAGGGTTACCACCTCCGGCCGTTGTTCCGGTGGAACCCGGCGCAGGACAGGCTGGAGCCGACCGGCGCCCGGCCGGAGCGGGTTGTCCGGCGCTACCTGTGGGAGGAGGGGTAG
- a CDS encoding AAA family ATPase, producing the protein MAKGLVIALWSPKGGVGKTLLAVAVALRLSERHRTAIIDGNADNPDLVTLLQSAGLPNIGTWPGRVAPEEIENHLVRWASRLFVLPGPARFIDEAVLSGEAMEAAVRSLADAGMHVVVDLCTGLRDSTLVALDLADWVLMPVTPDLLALTPLKRIARELDFLRLPAGKFRIVVNRVSEGQEIGTADIRELSPFPVVGEVPSCRQAAQAINRGDLQAALAASTPVGKAAAALLRGIVETDAAPQPAAPPFGAGLLSRLWPIAGREGA; encoded by the coding sequence GTGGCGAAGGGACTGGTCATCGCCCTGTGGAGCCCGAAGGGGGGCGTGGGTAAGACGCTTCTGGCCGTGGCCGTCGCGTTGCGGCTGAGCGAGCGGCACCGCACCGCCATCATCGACGGCAACGCCGACAATCCGGACCTGGTGACGCTGCTGCAGTCCGCGGGCCTGCCCAACATCGGAACCTGGCCGGGCCGGGTGGCGCCGGAGGAGATCGAGAATCACCTGGTGCGCTGGGCCAGCCGCCTGTTCGTCCTGCCGGGGCCCGCGCGCTTCATCGACGAGGCGGTGCTCTCGGGCGAAGCGATGGAGGCGGCCGTGAGATCCCTCGCCGACGCCGGGATGCACGTGGTGGTCGACCTGTGCACGGGGCTGCGGGATTCCACCCTGGTGGCCCTGGACCTCGCCGATTGGGTGCTCATGCCCGTCACGCCGGACTTGCTGGCCCTGACCCCGCTGAAGCGGATCGCACGGGAGCTGGACTTCCTCAGGCTGCCCGCCGGGAAGTTCCGGATCGTGGTTAACCGGGTCTCGGAGGGGCAGGAGATCGGCACCGCGGACATCCGGGAGCTGAGCCCCTTCCCCGTCGTGGGAGAGGTGCCGTCCTGCCGCCAGGCGGCGCAGGCGATCAACCGGGGCGACCTGCAGGCGGCGCTGGCTGCGTCGACGCCCGTGGGCAAGGCCGCGGCGGCGCTGCTCAGGGGAATCGTTGAGACGGATGCGGCCCCGCAGCCGGCGGCGCCCCCCTTCGGAGCCGGGCTGCTGTCGCGGCTGTGGCCCATCGCCGGCCGGGAGGGGGCATAA
- a CDS encoding substrate-binding domain-containing protein, producing the protein MPADYRPLLARDDQFDRICAILGAVAEQGSLRKATEVLGVSYRYAWGLIRRAEEEIGTPLLVRRVGGASGGGAELTPTAQDLLRRHRLLRREAAAILGPERADAALERPLLMASTIGPVEVGLVDALVGAYRAETGQWVRYIAAGSGQALDLGRAGRVDLALVHAPELEERFLAEGYGTGRYPLAQNDFVVCGPADDPARVRQAASAVDAMRRIAEGRHPFVSRNDQSGTNVRELRLWQLAGISPEPPWYEPWPLGGQGNIATLRHAAAIGAYTLIDSATLVMACPEGYAGLFRGDPALVNQFCLIPVNPELFPFVNGAGARRFAEWATGPAGRAVVRAFGTAAYGEPLFRLP; encoded by the coding sequence ATGCCGGCGGACTATCGCCCGCTGTTGGCCAGGGATGACCAGTTCGACCGAATCTGCGCCATTCTCGGCGCGGTGGCGGAACAGGGTTCGCTCCGCAAGGCGACGGAAGTGCTCGGCGTTTCGTACCGGTACGCCTGGGGCCTGATCCGGCGGGCCGAGGAGGAGATCGGGACCCCCCTGCTGGTGCGCAGGGTCGGCGGCGCGTCGGGAGGAGGGGCCGAGCTGACGCCGACCGCCCAGGACCTGCTCAGGCGTCATCGGTTGCTGAGGCGCGAGGCCGCGGCCATCCTTGGGCCGGAGCGGGCGGATGCGGCGCTGGAACGCCCGCTGCTGATGGCGTCCACCATCGGTCCGGTCGAGGTGGGCCTGGTGGATGCGCTGGTGGGCGCCTATCGCGCGGAGACCGGCCAGTGGGTCCGCTACATCGCCGCGGGCAGCGGCCAGGCGCTGGACCTGGGCCGGGCGGGGCGGGTGGACCTGGCCCTGGTCCACGCGCCGGAGCTGGAGGAACGCTTCCTGGCGGAGGGGTACGGCACCGGGCGCTACCCGCTGGCCCAGAACGACTTCGTCGTCTGCGGCCCGGCAGACGACCCGGCACGCGTCCGCCAGGCCGCCTCGGCCGTGGACGCGATGCGCCGCATCGCCGAGGGCCGGCATCCCTTCGTCAGCCGAAACGACCAGTCCGGCACGAACGTGCGGGAGCTGCGGCTGTGGCAGCTGGCGGGCATCTCGCCCGAACCCCCCTGGTACGAGCCGTGGCCCCTGGGCGGCCAGGGCAACATCGCGACGCTGCGCCACGCGGCGGCTATCGGGGCCTACACGCTGATCGACTCCGCGACACTGGTCATGGCGTGCCCCGAGGGTTACGCGGGCCTCTTCCGCGGCGATCCTGCACTGGTGAACCAGTTCTGCCTGATCCCCGTCAACCCCGAGCTCTTCCCATTCGTCAACGGCGCGGGCGCCAGGCGCTTCGCCGAGTGGGCCACCGGCCCGGCCGGCCGGGCCGTCGTCCGCGCGTTCGGCACGGCGGCCTACGGCGAACCGCTGTTCCGCCTTCCGTAG
- the cpaB gene encoding Flp pilus assembly protein CpaB — protein MRGSLGRLALVGAFVCALLAAWFNIRFLEMQQERFTVLTVVREVPPYTPVGPDAVQFAAVPRESVPADAITDPSALEGRYTRALLIPGTILREAHLVPAGGSSLAARLAAAASTDVRAMALRVDEATGVAGTLQEGDPVDILVAINADVTEAQERGEGRPARGTLARVIAQRVPVLHVQRDEAGGPSAVVLQVTPRTAEEIAFAHANGMIWLLTSPYTGPDEPVATTGVDREIFFERYGIGQRDTGEAEPAGVPSIAPQGPGEAPAAARPVAGLLGGD, from the coding sequence ATGCGTGGAAGTCTGGGCCGGTTGGCCCTGGTGGGCGCATTCGTCTGCGCCCTGCTGGCCGCCTGGTTCAACATCCGCTTCCTGGAGATGCAGCAGGAGCGTTTCACCGTGCTGACCGTCGTGCGGGAAGTGCCGCCGTACACCCCCGTCGGACCCGACGCCGTGCAGTTCGCAGCCGTTCCCCGGGAATCGGTGCCCGCCGACGCTATCACCGACCCCTCCGCGCTGGAGGGCCGCTACACCCGGGCCCTGCTGATCCCCGGCACCATCCTGCGCGAGGCGCACCTGGTGCCGGCGGGGGGGTCCAGCCTCGCCGCCCGCCTGGCCGCGGCGGCTTCCACGGACGTGCGGGCCATGGCCCTGCGGGTCGACGAGGCGACCGGTGTCGCCGGCACCCTGCAGGAGGGAGACCCCGTGGACATCCTGGTTGCCATCAACGCCGACGTCACCGAGGCCCAGGAGCGGGGGGAGGGCCGCCCGGCCCGCGGCACCCTGGCCCGGGTCATCGCCCAGCGTGTGCCGGTTCTGCACGTGCAGCGGGACGAGGCGGGCGGTCCGAGCGCCGTCGTGCTGCAGGTGACCCCCCGCACCGCCGAGGAGATCGCCTTCGCCCACGCCAACGGCATGATCTGGCTGCTGACCAGCCCGTACACCGGGCCGGACGAACCCGTTGCCACCACCGGTGTCGACCGCGAGATCTTCTTCGAGCGTTACGGGATCGGGCAGAGGGATACGGGGGAGGCCGAGCCCGCGGGGGTCCCATCGATCGCCCCGCAGGGCCCCGGCGAGGCGCCGGCTGCCGCCCGGCCGGTCGCGGGTCTGCTAGGAGGTGATTAG
- a CDS encoding type II secretion system F family protein, protein MQFLAALCTFLAVALFLGGLAGALRRRSRLAERLLRERDPLEQEGTVLPRGPGWLERLEREAKQAGLNLSRRHFLLAFGASGGLAALLALAGDLLGAGACLLLGLIGPLLLIRHRARVRAARFAEQLPETLMLMASVIRAGGTLYQAVQTVVQQAPQPMRGEFERVARAMQLQVPAGDALGLIRDRVGLGEFTSVVVACKVAGEAGGDLDRVLESISRELVEDRQFLRAMEAACAEGKASARLVTAVPLVVVALVSYQNPAYFGEALTDPLGRVLLLGSLCAMALGWLLIRQITDVRTW, encoded by the coding sequence GTGCAGTTCCTGGCCGCACTCTGTACCTTTCTGGCAGTGGCCCTCTTCCTGGGCGGCCTGGCCGGGGCGCTGCGGCGCCGGTCCCGGCTGGCGGAGCGGCTTCTGCGGGAGCGGGACCCGCTGGAGCAGGAGGGCACGGTCCTTCCCCGGGGCCCGGGCTGGCTGGAGCGGCTGGAGCGGGAGGCGAAGCAGGCGGGTCTGAACCTGAGCCGCCGCCACTTTCTGTTGGCTTTCGGGGCCAGCGGCGGCCTGGCCGCCCTGCTCGCCCTGGCAGGCGACCTGCTTGGCGCAGGCGCGTGCCTTCTGCTCGGCCTCATCGGCCCTCTGCTCCTCATCCGGCACCGGGCCCGTGTCCGGGCGGCCCGGTTCGCCGAACAGCTGCCGGAGACGCTCATGCTCATGGCCAGTGTCATCCGGGCCGGCGGCACCCTCTACCAGGCGGTGCAGACCGTGGTCCAGCAGGCCCCTCAGCCCATGCGCGGCGAGTTCGAGCGGGTGGCGCGGGCCATGCAGCTCCAGGTGCCCGCAGGAGACGCCCTCGGCCTCATCCGGGATCGGGTCGGGCTCGGGGAGTTCACCAGCGTGGTGGTGGCCTGCAAGGTCGCCGGCGAGGCCGGGGGGGACCTGGACCGGGTGCTGGAGTCCATCTCCCGGGAGCTGGTGGAGGACCGCCAGTTTCTCCGGGCGATGGAGGCGGCGTGTGCCGAGGGCAAGGCGAGCGCGCGCCTGGTCACCGCGGTCCCTCTGGTGGTCGTGGCCCTCGTCAGCTATCAGAACCCCGCCTACTTCGGCGAGGCCCTGACCGACCCCCTGGGCCGCGTGCTCCTGCTGGGCAGCCTGTGCGCCATGGCGCTGGGGTGGCTTCTGATCCGCCAGATCACCGACGTGCGCACGTGGTGA
- a CDS encoding type II secretion system F family protein, with translation MAATWSFLAVLLFGLGLYDLATARRRRLRAMVERAGSGAAAPGADRRLQGWLKARILPRLPLVPGVGSMDELRQLLLWAGRPAGIGAEEFYFLQLVLAFSLALPLLGLHGWTAAALGFLLGLWLPRAWLRRRVSERTRILRRELPRFVHLLATCLEAGLGLTEAVRRVAAESPGLLAGEMLRAVHEMAAGKPAQRAWRDLTERHESPELKEVVSALQQSHRWGVSIAEQLRFTLRTMRERKQQQAQQKAHEASVRMRVPMVALILMPTIVIILGPAVLRLLRHFAGG, from the coding sequence ATGGCGGCGACCTGGTCGTTTCTGGCCGTGCTGCTCTTCGGCCTCGGACTGTACGACCTGGCCACCGCCCGGCGTCGGAGACTGCGGGCGATGGTCGAGCGGGCGGGCAGCGGCGCGGCGGCCCCCGGCGCCGACAGGCGGCTGCAGGGCTGGCTGAAGGCGCGGATCCTGCCCCGGCTCCCGCTGGTGCCGGGGGTCGGGTCGATGGACGAACTGCGCCAGCTGCTGCTCTGGGCGGGGCGTCCCGCGGGCATCGGCGCGGAGGAGTTCTACTTCCTCCAGCTGGTGCTGGCTTTCTCCCTGGCCCTTCCGCTCCTGGGGCTCCACGGCTGGACCGCGGCGGCCCTGGGCTTCCTGCTCGGCCTCTGGCTCCCCCGGGCGTGGCTCCGCCGCCGCGTGAGCGAACGCACCCGGATTCTCAGGCGGGAGCTGCCCCGGTTTGTCCACCTGCTGGCCACCTGCCTGGAGGCCGGCCTGGGCCTCACGGAGGCGGTCCGGCGCGTGGCCGCGGAAAGCCCGGGCCTGCTGGCCGGCGAGATGCTGCGCGCCGTGCACGAGATGGCCGCGGGCAAGCCCGCCCAGCGGGCGTGGCGGGATCTGACCGAGCGGCACGAGTCACCGGAGCTCAAGGAAGTGGTTTCAGCACTGCAGCAGAGCCACCGTTGGGGCGTCTCCATCGCGGAGCAGCTCCGGTTCACCCTTCGGACCATGCGGGAGCGCAAGCAACAGCAGGCGCAGCAGAAGGCGCACGAGGCCTCGGTGCGCATGCGGGTGCCCATGGTCGCCCTGATCCTGATGCCCACCATTGTGATCATCCTGGGGCCGGCCGTGCTGCGGCTGCTCCGGCACTTTGCGGGGGGATGA
- a CDS encoding type II secretion system F family protein: protein MRLLIGLLSAGAVFLALMPAGPRPEGVTLPGFLRPGPADRALRLVPVAAFALVLLLTGSWLTALISLPAGVLLLATVRDTLARREAQALRDQLQEALLSLATSLKAGQSLPRALQRCAVELSRLHPGGGGLIREIELTAREVELGTPVDEALLDLRARVPLEELAALVDALVTTRRRGGNIVEVMGNVAQMVADRLAVEREIQVLTAQKRTEAAILAMIPLGIYLVVRVTNPAYLAVFHATLWGQAALGLILLAVAGGYWMAQRIASIDM, encoded by the coding sequence CCCGCTGGCCCGCGTCCGGAGGGAGTCACACTCCCCGGCTTCCTCCGGCCGGGTCCGGCCGACCGGGCGTTGCGACTCGTGCCCGTGGCGGCGTTCGCCCTGGTCCTGCTGCTCACGGGCTCCTGGTTGACGGCGCTCATCAGCCTGCCGGCCGGCGTCCTGCTCCTCGCCACTGTCCGGGACACGCTGGCCCGCCGGGAGGCACAAGCCCTGCGGGACCAGCTGCAGGAAGCCCTGCTGTCGCTGGCCACATCCCTGAAGGCAGGCCAGTCGCTCCCCCGCGCGCTGCAGCGGTGCGCCGTTGAACTGTCCCGGCTGCACCCCGGGGGCGGTGGGCTGATCCGGGAGATCGAACTCACCGCCCGGGAGGTCGAACTTGGCACGCCGGTGGACGAGGCGCTGCTGGACCTGCGGGCGCGCGTGCCCCTGGAAGAGCTGGCCGCCCTGGTCGACGCCCTGGTGACCACCCGGCGCCGGGGCGGCAACATCGTCGAGGTGATGGGCAACGTGGCCCAGATGGTCGCCGACCGGCTCGCCGTGGAGCGGGAGATCCAGGTGCTCACCGCCCAGAAGCGCACCGAGGCGGCGATCCTCGCCATGATCCCCCTGGGCATCTACCTCGTGGTGCGCGTCACCAACCCCGCCTACCTGGCGGTGTTCCACGCGACCCTGTGGGGGCAGGCCGCCCTGGGGCTGATCCTGCTGGCGGTGGCCGGAGGGTATTGGATGGCCCAGCGCATCGCCAGCATCGACATGTAA
- a CDS encoding TadE/TadG family type IV pilus assembly protein produces the protein MALRRLLRSQRGSQMVEFALLAPILLYLVLCIPVFGMFTHSWMVVSGAARAGARAASLLRVQGSREAVARQAADQNMYLRRSDGDLVLFDPARDVQVRVQGGTVTVQVTYHQPSYLPLLSALLGGSGEAGGDTVPITAAATFVIEQGGSLK, from the coding sequence TTGGCGCTGCGCCGCCTGCTGCGCAGTCAGCGCGGGAGTCAGATGGTGGAGTTCGCGCTCCTCGCGCCGATTCTGCTGTACCTGGTCCTCTGCATTCCGGTGTTCGGGATGTTTACCCATAGCTGGATGGTCGTGTCGGGCGCTGCACGGGCGGGGGCCCGCGCGGCCAGCCTGCTCCGGGTGCAGGGCAGCCGGGAGGCGGTCGCCCGGCAGGCCGCCGACCAGAACATGTACCTCCGGCGGTCGGACGGCGACCTCGTCCTGTTCGACCCGGCGCGCGACGTCCAGGTGCGGGTCCAGGGCGGGACGGTGACTGTCCAGGTGACCTACCACCAGCCCTCGTACCTGCCCCTGCTCAGCGCCCTGCTCGGGGGATCCGGCGAGGCCGGAGGCGACACCGTGCCGATCACGGCGGCGGCGACGTTCGTGATCGAGCAGGGGGGGAGCCTGAAGTGA